From one Coffea eugenioides isolate CCC68of chromosome 11, Ceug_1.0, whole genome shotgun sequence genomic stretch:
- the LOC113752740 gene encoding uncharacterized protein LOC113752740: MALVEPVGKAGGLAVFWKNTTKVLNVLSTPFTIELLVKDDNEPDNWWCIFVYASTDDKIRKKQWDSFINKNELLDVGFEGLPWTWSNLWEGEGEIKQRLDRALASADWCEVFKDARVTHIEVEASDHNIILLETEPRIRKPKRRFHFDPRWLQFREVEGLIQEAWGKNQVGSRGMRISRKIKQCRMSLSAWSRTLRLNSRIEIKKIKEEIQALRTRHGSDNKETIRMLRKQLSDAYKQEELYWNQRAIINWLQNGDKNTAYFHAVVKGRRKRNRISRLEKEQGGWCATEDEIGEEIAQFYSKLFTSSKPSEFDEILNGIPKTITEQMNLQLTRPVTEKEIRSAVFSMHSNKSPGPDGMSPIFFQRYWDIIKIDVVNVIRSFFHTGGLPKAINETLVTLIPKIDNPLNLVHFRPISLCNVFYKIISKVLVNRLKPCLNSCISYSQAAFVPNRQILDNVMVAHEYMHWLKSKREGKEGYMAIKLDLSKAYDRVEWNFLYAILCKMGFAPLWIRWMHGCLSSVSYSFNVNGVKRGYVRPSRGIRQGDPLSPYLFLFCAEGLSNLLNKAVRNKQITGVKIARQGPKVSHLFFADDSLIFCKANGDEAGNIKEILEAYGKASGQQININKSAVFFSKNTGSREKEEVLQRLGGIQHVTQGKYLGLPLVVGRTKNSVFRFIKENMMTKTQSWKGKLLSNAGKEVLIKAVATALPSYAMSVFRLSKSLCKELSGLMARFWWGNDEGEKRMHWKKWTDIAERKENGGLGFRDLLCYNEALLAKQVWRILTWPNLLVSKVMKSRYFPNSNIFESKVKAGASWIWQSLHSSLELLESGMWKQIGDGSTVEIWEDRWVEGSKSGRISTPKPNGYQLSKVSNLIKGRQWNKDIIQGLFAKEEAEAIMAIPLSIFHKKDRFKWKYTANGCYSTKSGYARAKERIKETNEKKKAHVNSSTNKERSKVWNQIWGLNIKHKIKHFLWKCLHCILPTNEEIFRRTGKGDPTCKCCGEEQETIEHALLHCKAREMAWAIFPVAWDGIQDYTWNFWRWWEHMQGARSREEGTKHIEITANFLWQIWKARNEGNFNQASTEGHQINKKAMDEWLEYEDEGRRTERDREFRPPLDDRRSMLIGLMEQHSSIMYTDAGMNQARTKAGVGIIAKDNNGKILATWSIPHSGTRDAAELEAMAIRTALSKALEENMTSLLILSDCKAVVDRINIGCQGLNSLDMLIEDIRQLSRSFWKCSFFHIRREMNLCSHRLAKLAVSVVQEIRWKQSFPVWLHKEAHNDFLAVARLL; encoded by the exons ATGGCTTTAGTAGAACCTGTTGGCAAAGCTGGTGGGCTTGCTGTTTTTTGGAAAAACACCACAAAGGTTTTGAATGTTTTATCTACCCCTTTTACCATTGAACTCCTGGTGAAGGATGATAATGAACCTGATAACTGGTGGTGCATCTTTGTTTATGCTAGCACTGACGATAAAATTCGGAAAAAGCAATGGGATT CCTTCATCAATAAAAATGAGCTCCTGGATGTTGGGTTTGAGGGTCTACCTTGGACTTGGAGTAACCTGTGGGAGGGTGAGGGCGAAATTAAACAGAGATTGGACAGAGCTCTTGCAAGTGCTGATTGGTGTGAGGTTTTTAAAGATGCAAGAGTAACTCATATTGAGGTTGAAGCCTCTGATCACAACATCATCCTGCTGGAGACAGAACCTAGAATTAGGAAGCCAAAAAGGAGATTTCACTTTGATCCCAGATGGCTACAATTTAGGGAAGTAGAAGGCTTAATCCAAGAGGCGTGGGGCAAAAATCAAGTGGGGTCCAGAGGTATGCGAATCAGCAGGAAGATAAAGCAATGTAGGATGTCCCTCTCAGCTTGGAGCAGAACGTTGAGGTTAAATAGCAGGATAGAAATCAAAAAGATCAAAGAAGAGATTCAAGCTTTGAGGACCAGACATGGTAGTGATAATAAAGAAACCATTAGGATGCTTAGGAAACAATTGTCTGATGCCTACAAGCAAGAGGAACTTTATTGGAACCAAAGGGCAATAATCAATTGGCTTCAAAATGGGGACAAGAACACAGCCTATTTTCATGCTGTCGTGAAGGGTAGAAGGAAAAGGAACAGAATTTCCAGACTGGAGAAGGAACAGGGAGGATGGTGTGCAACTGAGGATGAGATTGGGGaggaaattgctcaattttACAGCAAGTTGTTCACATCCTCGAAGCCATCAGAATTTGATGAGATATTAAATGGTATTCCTAAGACTATCACTGAGCAGATGAACCTGCAACTTACCAGACCTGTCACTGAGAAGGAAATCAGGAGTGCTGTGTTCTCCATGCACTCCAACAAATCTCCTGGGCCAGACGGTATGTctccaattttctttcaaaGATATTGGGATATTATTAAAATAGATGTAGTGAATGTTATTCGAAGCTTTTTTCACACTGGTGGCCTTCCGAAAGCTATCAATGAGACCCTAGTCACCCTTATTCCTAAAATAGACAACCCCCTCAACCTGGTTCACTTTAGGCCTATTAGTCTGTGTAATGTTTTTTACAAAATCATCTCTAAGGTTTTGGTGAACAGACTCAAACCTTGTCTTAACTCCTGCATTAGTTACTCCCAAGCTGCTTTTGTCCCAAATAGGCAAATCCTGGACAATGTCATGGTAGCACATGAATACATGCACTGGCTGAAGTCAAAAAGAGAGGGGAAAGAGGGGTACATGGCCATTAAACTTGATCTCTCCAAAGCATATGATAGAGTAGAATGGAATTTTCTTTATGCCATACTTTGTAAGATGGGGTTTGCCCCTCTGTGGATTAGATGGATGCATGGTTGTCTGTCCTCGGTGTCTTACTCCTTTAACGTTAATGGTGTTAAGAGAGGGTATGTTAGGCCTTCGAGAGGGATTAGGCAGGGAGATCCCCTATCTCCgtatctttttttgttttgtgctGAAGGGCTCTCTAACCTTCTTAACAAAGCTGTGCGTAACAAACAAATCACAGGAGTCAAGATTGCAAGACAAGGCCCCAAAGTTTCTCATCTCTTTTTTGCTGACGACTCACTTATCTTTTGTAAAGCTAATGGTGATGAAGCAggaaatataaaagaaatactTGAGGCCTATGGGAAAGCATCAGGGCAACAAATCAACATCAACAAGTCTGCGGTCTTCTTCAGTAAAAATACAGGCAGCAGAGAGAAAGAGGAGGTTTTACAAAGGTTAGGTGGAATCCAACATGTTACACAAGGGAAGTATCTGGGGTTACCCTTAGTTGTGGGAAGGACCAAAAACAGTGTGTTCAGGtttattaaagaaaatatgatgACTAAAACCCAGAGTTGGAAAGGGAAACTCTTAAGTAATGCAGGGAAAGAGGTCTTGATAAAAGCAGTGGCTACTGCTCTCCCATCTTATGCCATGTCTGTTTTCAGATTATCCAAAAGCTTGTGTAAAGAGCTAAGTGGGTTAATGGCCAGATTCTGGTGGGGAAATGACGAAGGGGAAAAAAGGATGCATTGGAAGAAGTGGACTGATATAGCCGAGAGGAAGGAGAATGGTGGGCTTGGGTTTAGGGACCTGTTATGCTACAATGAAGCTTTGCTAGCCAAACAAGTTTGGCGAATCCTTACATGGCCCAACTTGTTAGTTAGCAAAGTCATGAAAAGCAGGTACTTCCCTAACTCAAATATCTTTGAGTCTAAGGTAAAGGCTGGGGCATCCTGGATTTGGCAAAGTTTACACAGCTCATTAGAATTGTTGGAAAGTGGGATGTGGAAGCAAATTGGGGATGGATCCACGGTCGAAATCTGGGAAGACAGATGGGTAGAGGGGTCAAAAAGTGGAAGAATCTCTACTCCCAAACCAAATGGCTACCAACTGAGCAAGGTTAGCAATCTGATTAAAGGGAGGCAATGGAACAAGGACATTATTCAAGGACTTTTCGCAAAGGAGGAGGCAGAGGCAATCATGGCAATTCCTCTCAGTATATTCCACAAAAAGGATAGGTTCAAATGGAAATATACAGCAAATGGCTGCTATTCTACTAAATCTGGTTATGCTAGGGCCAAAGAGCGAATCAAAGAGACCAATGAGAAGAAAAAGGCGCATGTTAACTCCAGCACAAACAAAGAACGTTCTAAGGTATGGAACCAGATTTGGGGACTAAACATCAAACACAAAATTAAGCACTTTTTGTGGAAATGTCTCCATTGCATCCTTCCAACTAATGAGGAAATCTTTAGAAGGACGGGCAAGGGTGATCCGACTTGCAAGTGCTGTGGGGAAGAGCAAGAAACTATTGAACATGCATTACTTCATTGCAAAGCAAGAGAGATGGCCTGGGCAATATTCCCTGTTGCATGGGACGGCATTCAAGACTATACATGGAACTTTTGGAGATGGTGGGAACATATGCAGGGAGCCAGATCAAGGGAAGAGGGAACTAAACATATTGAAATTACAGCAAACTTCCTCTGGCAAATTTGgaaggcaagaaatgaaggaaattttAACCAGGCATCAACAGAGGGACACCAGATAAACAAAAAAGCAATGGATGAATGGTTAGAATATGAGGATGAAGGTAGGAGGACTGAGAGGGACAGGGAATTCAGGCCCCCCCTAGATGACAGAAGGAGCATGTTAATTGGTCTAATGGAACAGCATAGCTCCATTATGTATACGGATGCGGGAATGAACCAGGCAAGAACGAAAGCTGGAGTGGGAATCATAGCTAAAGATAACAATGGAAAGATTCTGGCAACTTGGTCCATCCCACACTCAGGAACTAGAGATGCTGCAGAACTGGAGGCTATGGCTATTAGAACAGCCTTGAGCAAGGCCTTAGAGGAGAACATGACATCCCTACTGATTCTCTCTGACTGCAAAGCTGTAGTGGACAGGATCAATATAGGATGTCAGGGCCTAAACTCACTGGACATGCTAATTGAAGACATAAGGCAACTGAGTCGCTCATTCTGGAAATGCTCCTTCTTTCACATTAGGAGAGAAATGAACCTGTGTAGTCACAGGTTAGCTAAGTTAGCAGTTAGCGTGGTACAAGAAATTAGGTGGAAGCAATCCTTCCCTGTGTGGCTTCACAAAGAAGCTCACAATGACTTCCTGGCAGTTGCCAGACTTTTGTAA